Proteins from a genomic interval of Rosa chinensis cultivar Old Blush chromosome 2, RchiOBHm-V2, whole genome shotgun sequence:
- the LOC112187920 gene encoding two-pore potassium channel 3: MDDQPFLSKLAAEAAGEEGTSRAAPRKSSRDLFHSSFLDLGPARRLSSTQLITSAGDVVVPITPNSSSYVNLIANLNKSRKRRLKRRSHSAPSVFTDFKETIPDSLDPRPAPKSTPNIVRQAFIGVIVYIIIGVVVYLTSGGISGDVVTYKPVDAMYFIVVTLCTIGYGDIVPDTTFTKLFTCFFILVGFGFIDILLHGLVTYICDRQESVLLSTVDENKFNTMVQAYFIDKEKGRMRIRIKVCLALTVVFCCIAIGTIVAHYAEGYSWVDSFYLSVTSVTTVGYGDYAFNTIGGRCFAVVWLLVSTFAVARAFLYLTEMRIDKRNRKIAKWVLQKEVTLRDLLAADLDNDGCISKSEFVLYKLKEMGMVADKDILLICKQFDSLGHSNDGKITLVDLMEGDN, encoded by the exons ATGGATGATCAGCCTTTTCTTTCCAAGCTTGCAGCAGAGGCAGCTGGTGAAGAAGGGACTAGCAGGGCAGCACCAAGAAAATCATCAAGAGACTTATTTCACTCAAGTTTCCTTGATCTTGGCCCTGCACGCCGCCTCTCAAGTACTCAGCTAATCACAAGTGCTGGTGATGTTGTTGTTCCCATAACACCAAATTCTTCTTCCTATGTAAATCTCATTGCCAACTTGAACAAAAGCAGGAAAAGGAGGCTCAAACGTCGATCACACTCAGCTCCATCAGTGTTCACCGACTTTAAGGAGACGATTCCAGATTCTTTGGATCCCAGACCTGCCCCTAAATCAACCCCTAACATTGTTAGGCAAGCCTTCATCGGTGTCATTGTGTATATCATAATTGGCGTTGTGGTCTACTTGACCAGCGGTGGTATCTCAGGGGATGTTGTCACATACAAGCCAGTGGACGCCATGTACTTTATTGTTGTCACGCTGTGCACCATTGGATATGGTGACATTGTCCCGGACACAACATTTACCAAACTCTTCACTTGTTTCTTCATCTTGGTTGGTTTTGGTTTCATTGATATTCTGCTACATGGGTTGGTGACCTACATCTGTGACAGGCAAGAATCGGTTTTGTTGAGCACGGTGGATGAGAATAAGTTCAATACAATGGTTCAGGCGTATTTCATTGATAAAGAGAAGGGGAGGATGAGAATAAGGATCAAGGTATGCTTGGCCTTGACAGTAGTTTTTTGTTGTATAGCTATAGGCACAATAGTAGCTCATTATGCAGAGGGCTACAGCTGGGTTGATAGTTTTTACCTATCTGTTACATCAGTGACAACAGTAGGTTATGGGGATTATGCTTTCAATACCATTGGAGGAAGATGTTTTGCAGTAGTCTGGTTATTAGTCAGCACATTCGCCGTCGCGCGGGCATTTTTGTACCTGACAGAGATGAGAATCGACAAGAGAAATCGCAAAATTGCGAAATGGGTTCTTCAAAAGGAGGTCACCCTAAGGGATTTACTGGCAGCAGACCTGGATAACGATGGATGTATCAG CAAATCAGAGTTCGTCTTGTACAAGCTCAAGGAGATGGGGATGGTAGCTGATAAGGACATCCTACTGATTTGCAAACAATTTGATTCTTTGGGGCATAGCAATGATGGCAAGATTACTCTTGTTGACCTAATGGAAGGTGATAACTGA
- the LOC112190584 gene encoding LOW QUALITY PROTEIN: uncharacterized protein LOC112190584 (The sequence of the model RefSeq protein was modified relative to this genomic sequence to represent the inferred CDS: inserted 1 base in 1 codon), with the protein MMLMKSGGGAAMAVPCRPPMCSAMASNINSENLRAQLGHLHSEAETTRDKANNARLRLLRLSEAAEKLRRQAAINVQSGREDDAREMLYQKKKVMQALEKSKKRIELLDELSVKLNEAISVKERQLIGNVALDLEVVRQDAFSPVRIVSPTPEDAQDLDEVEELVPKGSKLTDDQENLFLTENQASLPVEPEGDNVRKPLKTGVWNEDDIISSLQGITSFENFLEHLDNKLNKIEAELVTVLRISTLVVDNHEKXKNFKVQQIMELIESVGGIRQRISSIKLADVEVR; encoded by the exons ATGATGCTGATGAAGAGTGGTGGCGGCGCGGCCATGGCTGTCCCTTGCAGACCGCCCATGTGCTCCGCCATGGCTTCCAATATCAATTCAGAAAACCTACGTGCCCAACTGGGTCACCTCCATTCTGAGGCTGAGACCACCAGAGACAAAG CTAACAATGCAAGATTGAGGCTTCTGCGACTGTCAGAGGCAGCTGAGAAGCTTAGACGGCAAGCAGCAATCAATGTCCAGTCTGGGAGGGAAGACGATGCTAGGGAAATGCTCTATCAGAAGAAGAAGGTCATGCAGGCATTGGAGAAGTCAAAGAAACGCATCGAATTGCTTGATGAGCTTTCCGTGAAGCTTAATGAG GCAATTTCTGTAAAAGAGAGGCAGCTAATTGGAAATGTCGCTTTGGATCTTGAAGTTGTCAGACAAGATGCTTTCAGTCCAGTTCGAATTGTATCCCCAACACCTGAAGATGCACAAGATTTGGATGAGGTCGAAGAACTTGTCCCCAAGGGTTCGAAGCTTACTGATGACCAAGAAAACTTGTTCCTTACGGAGAATCAAGCAAGCTTACCTGTTGAGCCAGAAGGAGACAATGTTCGAAAACCTTTAAAGACAGGAGTTTGGAATGAAGATGACATAATTAGTAGCTTACAGGGAATAACCTCTTTTGAGAATTTCTTGGAGCATCTGGACAATAAACTTAACAAAATTGAAGCAGAACTTGTCACTGTATTAAGGATCTCAACCTTGGTAGTGGACAACCACGAGA GCAAAAATTTCAAGGTGCAACAGATAATGGAACTTATTGAGAGTGTAGGTGGCATTAGACAGAG AATTTCAAGTATCAAGCTGGCAGATGTCGAGGTCAGATAA